Within the Bradyrhizobium cosmicum genome, the region CACCGCCTGGCTGCGGGTATCGCAGGGCAGCGGCGGCGGCGGGTCCTCCGCGGCGCGATCGATCCGGATCACGGTCTGGTTCTTGTCCTCCACCAGCCAGATCGCGCCGTCCTCCGCAACCGTCATGCCGACCGGTGCGCCCTGCGGCCGCGCGCCGTTGACGCGGTGCCAGCCGGCGATCAGCTCCTCGAACGGCGCTGCGGCAACCTCCCCCGCGTCGGTCTGGAAGCTGCGGGTCGGATCGGCTGCGCAGCTGACGCGATAGCGCACCGGCGGAGGGCTCGGCTTGGGGAAGCCGTGGTCGTCGACGTCGTAGACGAGGACGCGGCTGCCGGTCGGGCGATAGCCGTGCAGGCCGACCAGCAGCCTGCCCTCCAGCTCCGGGAATTTGGCGCCGTGATAATACAGCATCGCGAGCGGGGCGCCGTGCGGCGGCATCAGTGAGAGCGGTCGCCTGTAGAGCGCGTTGGCCGTGCACAGCGACTTGTAGACGCCGGACTGCAGCACGGTTCTGAATTCGGGGCTCGGCGTCGACAGATCATAGCAATAGGGCCAGCCATAATGCTTGCCCTGCTCGATCGCGTTGATCTCCTCGTTCGGCTTGAAGATATCAGGCAGGTCGCGGCCGTTCTCGCCTTGCAGGAAGGCGTAGCCGGCATCGGGAAAGTTCGGATGCAGCGCCAGCGCCATCGAATTGCGCAAGCCGCGCGCGTAAACCAGATGAGGCGGATCCGGATCGCTCAGCTTCAACGATGGAAAGACGCCGCCCGCGGGCGGCGTGAACAGCCAGATCGACGCCATCGCGGCACCGCCTTCGGCGGCCGCGCAAGGCCGCGTGATCGGCGCCGGCGTGATGCAATCGTCGCTGTGCGAGCCGATGTTGACGAACAGCCGCCCGTTCCTGTCGAAGACGAACTGCTTCAGCGGATGCGCGCTCTCGTCGAGCCTAGTGCCGTCAGGCAGCCGGATCCGGCGCCCGGGCATGTGACGGATGATGGTCTCGACCGTGCCGCGCGGATTGTCCGCGAGCGGGTCGAACCGGAAAATCGTCTCGGCGGTCGAGGCATAGAGCTTCCTGTCCGGACCGATCACCAGACCGAACGGATATTCGATGCCGGTCAGCAGTTCCTTGAATCTCTGCCCTTGGGGCGCATGCGGATCGAGCAGCAGCAGCCTGCCATCGGTGTGGCCCCAGCCGCCCATGTCGGCTACGACGAACAGCTCACGGCCCGGCACCTGGACGATCGAACGCGGAAACTTGAGGTGATCTTCCTCGCTGGCGACGAGGCCGGCGCAAAATCCCGCCTTCATGTCGATCTGGAGTTTGGGAAAGGCGAGATCGCCGCTGCCGCAGATCTCCGCGCCGATCGCGTAGCCGCTTTTCCTCACCGGTTCGGAGGAGGCTCCCGTTGCAACGCTGAGCAGCACCCCAGTGGCTACAGCGACAAACAGGCGCTTGTAGCGGCATTCGCGCCAGAATGTGAGGTGATGCACGGCAGCCTCCCAAACTTTCCGTGCAGACTTGTTCCATGTCGAGGGAACGCCGTCCAGTTGGCCATCACCCGCCTGTGATTAAACCTGTAACGACCTTGGTGCCGACCAATATCCGTACATTCCCTTACCGGGCTCGACCCGAATGTTTCGCGCATGCTTCGGATGGTATCGGTCTGCCATCCCGATCGCTCCCTACAGGAGACGAATATGGTTCAGGTCTATTTTCACTGCTCCAATACCGACGGCACGCTGATCGATCGCAGCGGCACCGCGGTAACCAGCCTGACCGAGGCGCGCGACCGTGCCGCCCAGATCATGAGCTCGATGATCCAGACGCCCGGCACCGAGGACTGGCGCGACTGGGTGATTCATGTCAGCGGCTCTGACGGCGAGGAGATTTTCGATCTCCCCTTCACCGCCATGCTCGGCAAGCCGCATTGAGGTGATGCCGTGCTGTTCGCTTCACTGACCCTGCTCTGCCAGCCCCTGAGCTTCATCGCCACCAAATGGCAGAAGCTGGTGCGGATTGCCGGCAACCCTTACCGCCCCGAGCTTCACTACATGCGCGGGCCCGGCCCGAAATGGCACGCCAAGTATCAGGCCAGCCGGCTCGACCGCACGCGCTGAGCGCCGTCCGCCACCCCCTCCCCTATTTGCCCGTGAATTTCGCCTTGCGCTTCTCGACGAAGGCGTTGCGGCCTTCGACGGCATCGGCGCTCCTGCGGATCGTGGCCTGAAGCTCGATCTCGCGGCGGAATTGCGCCTCGTAGGTCGCATGCTCGCTCTCCTCGATCAGCGCGCGGGTCGCGACCAAAGCGCGCGTCGGCCCCTCCGCCAGGCGGCGCGCCAGCGTCATCGCCTCCTCCATCAGCTTCGCATCATCGACGACCTGCCGCACCAGGCCGATCTCCTGGGCGCGCTCGGCCGTCAGCGGCTCGTTCAGCAGCATCAGCTCGAGCGCCCGCTGCCGGCCGATCAGGCGCGGCAGCAGCCAGGTCGAGCCGAGATCCGGCACCAGCGCGATACGGCTGAATACCTGGATGAAGCTCGCGGACCGCGCCGCAACAATGATATCGCCGGCCATCGCAAGGCTGAAGCCGCCGCCGGCCGCGACGCCGTTGACGGCAACGACGACCGGTACGCGGCATTCGCGCAGCGCCCTGAAGGCCGGCCAGTAGAACCGCATCACGCCGGCGGCGATGTCCTCGCCGAGCGCCTCGGATGCCTTCAAATTCTGTCCTGAGCAGAAGCCGCGCCCGGCGCCGGTGAGGACCAGGGCGCGAACGCTTTCGTCCCGCGTCATCCCGGCAACCGCAGCGGCGAGCGCGCCGAGCAGGTCCGGGGTCATCGCGTTCAGGCTCGCCGGCTCGTCCAGCGTCAATATCCCGACCGCGCCATCCCGCGCCTGTTTCACACCTGCCATGTCGCTTCTCCCTTTGGATTGTTCTCGTTTGCCGCAATGTGCCATTGTCCGCGCGCTCCGCCAACCAAGACAACAGACAAGACGACATCATGCCTCATCAGTTCAGCCTCGCCCAAACCGTTCGCAAACCCGCCGTCACGTCCAAGGGCGGCATCGTCGCCGCGCAATCGCGCAGGGCGGCCGAAGTGGGAGCGCAAGTGCTGGCGGCGGGCGGCGACTGCGTGGATGCGATCGTCGCGACCACCTTCGCGCTGAACGTGCTGGAGCCCTGGAACAGCGGTATCGGCGGCGGCGGTGCGATGGTGCTCTACCGCGCCAAGGAAAATCGCTACGAGGTGATCGACTACGGCATGTGTGCGCCGCAAAGCCTGCGCACCGCCGACTACCCCCTCAGCGGCGAGGGCGCTGCCTCCGATCTCTTCCCGTGGCCGCGGGTGAAGGACGATCGCAACATCCACGGCCCCGGCGCGGTCGCCGTGCCCGGCGTCGTCGCCGGCATGGAGGAGGCGCATCGCCACCACGCGAAGCTGCCGTGGAAGGATCTGGTCGCGCCGTCCGTCGCGCTCGCGGGCGAAGGCATGCTGGTCGATTGGTGGACCACGCTGACGATCGCGAACTCGGCCGCCGATCTCAGGCGCTACCCAGGAAGCGCAGCCACGTTCCTGAAGGACGGCCTGCCGCCGAGCGCGCCATGGGGCATCAAATCCGAGACGCGGCTGCGGCTGGACAATCTGAAGGCGACGCTGTCGCATCTTGCCGAAGCCGGCCCGCGCGATTTCTACCAGGGCGATCTCGCCAAGAGCATCGCCTCGGACATCAAGGCCGACGGCGGCTCGCTCTCGGTGGAGGATCTCGCCGCATTCCGCGCCCATCCGCGCGAGCCGCTGGCAATCCCCTATCGTGGCGGCAAGGTCATCGCGACGCCGGAACTCACGGCCGGACCGACGCTGGCGCATGCGCTGCGCCTGCTGCAGGAGAATCTGAAACCGGCAGGCGCGCCCGATGCGGCCGCCTATGGCGAATATGCGCTCGCCCTGCAAGCTGCCTATGCCGAACGGCTCAAGGACATGGGCGATGCCGCCGGCAAGCGCTCGCTCGGCGCGGAGTATCTCGCGCCGGCCTGCACCACGCATTTCTCCGTGGTCGACCGCGACGGCAACATCGCAGCGGTGACGCAGACGCTACTGTCGTCCTTCGGCTCGAAATACGTGACGCCGCACACCGGCATTGCCATGAACAACGGCATCATGTGGTTCGATCCGACGCCCGGCACCACCAACTCGCTCGCCCCCGGCAAGCGCTGCCTCACGAACTACACCCCTGTCATCGCCGAGGCCAGGGATGGCAAACGCCTCGCGATCGGTGCGTCCGGCGGCCGCCGCATCCTGCCGTCGGTGATGCAGCTCGCGTCGTTCGTGATGGATTTCGGCATGGACCTGGATGCCGCCATCCACCAGCCGCGCATCGACGCCAGCGAAGGCGCGATCGTGATCGGCGACGCCCGACTGCCGGCGGACGCCCGCAAGGCGCTCGCCGCGCGCTTCGACTACGAGGAGACCCAGGTGCAGGCCTTGCCGCAGAAATTCGCCTGCCCGAGCGTGGTGATGCGCGAGGGTGACGTCAATTCCGGCGCTGTCGAAATCTTCCAGCCCTGGGCCGATGCGGTGGCGGAAGGCTGAGCAGACTCGGTCAGCCGCGGGCTCCTTAACCTCTCCCGCAAGCGGGAGAGGGAGCGCACTTGCGTTACAGCAACAGTAAATCTATCCGCTTCAGATCCCCAGCCGGTCCCTGACACGCCCCGCGATCACGGCGGTCGTCACGCCAACGGGCCAGAACGCATGCATCGGGATCGGCTTGATGCCGGTGACGGGCATGTCGATCTCGGCCCTGGCGCCGCCGATCAGCCGGCGCGCGAGCTGGGCGCCCATCGCGGTCGAGAGCGCGACGCCGCGGCCATTGCAGCCGAGCGAGATCAG harbors:
- a CDS encoding PQQ-dependent sugar dehydrogenase; amino-acid sequence: MHHLTFWRECRYKRLFVAVATGVLLSVATGASSEPVRKSGYAIGAEICGSGDLAFPKLQIDMKAGFCAGLVASEEDHLKFPRSIVQVPGRELFVVADMGGWGHTDGRLLLLDPHAPQGQRFKELLTGIEYPFGLVIGPDRKLYASTAETIFRFDPLADNPRGTVETIIRHMPGRRIRLPDGTRLDESAHPLKQFVFDRNGRLFVNIGSHSDDCITPAPITRPCAAAEGGAAMASIWLFTPPAGGVFPSLKLSDPDPPHLVYARGLRNSMALALHPNFPDAGYAFLQGENGRDLPDIFKPNEEINAIEQGKHYGWPYCYDLSTPSPEFRTVLQSGVYKSLCTANALYRRPLSLMPPHGAPLAMLYYHGAKFPELEGRLLVGLHGYRPTGSRVLVYDVDDHGFPKPSPPPVRYRVSCAADPTRSFQTDAGEVAAAPFEELIAGWHRVNGARPQGAPVGMTVAEDGAIWLVEDKNQTVIRIDRAAEDPPPPLPCDTRSQAVIDQLAAFVARDAQNRIRLTTLRKGLVEKHCLGCHSDFGLKPGQSDAEKDAMVLRFMLAQDGWIYPGDPNSGRLRTRLRGIGAEKLMPPGGETLPKTEPGYAGLLDTADMLVARMVPGTRMWIKAGPPQRKFFSRTNKECGEIPASKVVVVTQRSAVDKPGFSRFFRPADPYLNGECSDDDGYYIRQEFLVPVQ
- a CDS encoding DUF6894 family protein: MVQVYFHCSNTDGTLIDRSGTAVTSLTEARDRAAQIMSSMIQTPGTEDWRDWVIHVSGSDGEEIFDLPFTAMLGKPH
- a CDS encoding enoyl-CoA hydratase-related protein, yielding MAGVKQARDGAVGILTLDEPASLNAMTPDLLGALAAAVAGMTRDESVRALVLTGAGRGFCSGQNLKASEALGEDIAAGVMRFYWPAFRALRECRVPVVVAVNGVAAGGGFSLAMAGDIIVAARSASFIQVFSRIALVPDLGSTWLLPRLIGRQRALELMLLNEPLTAERAQEIGLVRQVVDDAKLMEEAMTLARRLAEGPTRALVATRALIEESEHATYEAQFRREIELQATIRRSADAVEGRNAFVEKRKAKFTGK
- a CDS encoding gamma-glutamyltransferase family protein — its product is MPHQFSLAQTVRKPAVTSKGGIVAAQSRRAAEVGAQVLAAGGDCVDAIVATTFALNVLEPWNSGIGGGGAMVLYRAKENRYEVIDYGMCAPQSLRTADYPLSGEGAASDLFPWPRVKDDRNIHGPGAVAVPGVVAGMEEAHRHHAKLPWKDLVAPSVALAGEGMLVDWWTTLTIANSAADLRRYPGSAATFLKDGLPPSAPWGIKSETRLRLDNLKATLSHLAEAGPRDFYQGDLAKSIASDIKADGGSLSVEDLAAFRAHPREPLAIPYRGGKVIATPELTAGPTLAHALRLLQENLKPAGAPDAAAYGEYALALQAAYAERLKDMGDAAGKRSLGAEYLAPACTTHFSVVDRDGNIAAVTQTLLSSFGSKYVTPHTGIAMNNGIMWFDPTPGTTNSLAPGKRCLTNYTPVIAEARDGKRLAIGASGGRRILPSVMQLASFVMDFGMDLDAAIHQPRIDASEGAIVIGDARLPADARKALAARFDYEETQVQALPQKFACPSVVMREGDVNSGAVEIFQPWADAVAEG